The DNA sequence CTCTCAAAAGGAAATTTTTCACTAAAAAGAGAAATCCAATTAGAAATATTATCCTTAAGTTTTTGTTGCTCAAGAATTTTAATTCTGTAAGAATTCTCAATTCTAATAATTTCCATATAAAGTTGTTGTTTCTTAAGCTGCAAAGTAGGTAAATATCTTTTAAACATCCTAAGCTCATCTTTTTGCTTCTTAAGATCATTTTTAGTCAATTTAATTTTAGACATAATCAATAGGCCTCTTTCTTAGGCCAATACTTTTCTATAAGATCTGTTTTTATTCCTGTTTCTTTTGGACTAAAACAACTAGCAAGAATGTCCCAACCCAAATCCAAAGCCTCTTCCAAAGGAATATTAACAGATAAATCCATCATCTTACTTTCAAACATATTGCTATACTTGAGTAATTTTTCATCCCACTTAGTCATACTAAACCCCATAGCCTTCTTTTCTACAGACTCCTTTGAAGATGCATAAAGCTTAATCATCGAATCCATTATAGTCCTGTGATCGTCTCTAGTTTTACCATTTACCATTTGTTTAAGTCTTGAAAGAGATCCAAAAGGTTCTATTCTGCCACCTTTTAAATAGTACTGACCTTCTGTAATATACCCAGTATTATCAGGAACAGGATGAGTAACATCATCACCTGGCATAGTTGTAACTGCAAGTATTGTAATCGATCCTGCACCTTCAAAATCAATCGCCTTCTCATAACGATATGCAAGCTGAGAATATAAATCTCCAGGATAACCTCTGTTAGAAGGCACTTGTTCCATCGTAATAGATATTTCTTTCATTGCATCAGCAAAATTTGTCATATCCGTAAGAAGAACTAAAACTTTTTTACCCTTAAGAGCAAATTTTTCAGCAACAGAAAGCGAAATATCAGGAACAGTTAAAGATTCAACAACAGAATCATTAGCGGTATGAACAAAAAAAATTGTTCTACTTAAAGCACCTCCTTTTTCTAAAGAATCTTTAAAAGTCAAATAATCATCATGCTTGAGCCCCATTCCACCAAGAATTATCAAATCAACCTCTGCTTGAAGCGCAATTCTTACAAGAAGCTCATTATAAGGTTCACCAGAAACCGAAAATATAGGTAATTTTTGAGATTCAACAAGAGTATTAAAAACATCTATCATTGGAAGACCTGTTCTTATCATATTTCTAGGAACAATTCGTTTTGCAGGATTGGCAGAAGGACCCCCAATTTCAATCAAACTATCATCAAGAAAAGGACCCCCATCCCTAGGATTTCCAGAACCATCAAAAATTCTGCCCAACAAATTATCAGAAAATGAAACTTGCATTGAATGCCCTAAAAATTTTATTTCATCTGAAGTGGAAACACCCCTTGTACCACCATAAACTTGAAGAGAGACTTTTTCTCTATCAAGTTTAATTACTTCAGCTAGAGAACTTGTGTCTTTTGCCTTCACAATAGCAAGCTCACCATACTTAATACCTTGAGCTTTAACAGTTATTACATTGCCTGCTATAGACTCTATTTTGCTGTAGACTCTTTTCATATATATATCTCTCCAACCCCCTAAATTACCTTTTTAGAGCTTACCAATTCACTCAAAGCATGCTCCAATTTATTAAACTTATATTCTTTAAAAGAAGAAAGATTCATATCTAAAAGATTTTGCCTTAATTCATTTATAAAATCTCTTGCTTGAAGCTTATCAGAAAACTCAAAATCAGATTTAAGAATGTTATAAACTATATCAAACATATAATTTTGACGCTCTGAATTAACAGCTGCATCAACAGAATCAAATGAATTTTGTTGTAAATAACACGAATCAAGCAGTTCAGATTTCAAATAAATTAAAAAATCCTCATTACTTATTCCCTCTTCACCAACAACTTTCATCATTTGATTGATTTCGTTACCCTTTACCAAAAAAGATCTTGCATATTCTGTCTTTTTAATGTCAATGACACCTTTATATTTGCTCCAAGATTCAAGAGGGCTAATAGCTGGAAATTTTCTAGCATCAGATCTTTCCCTTGTAAGCCCATGAAATGCTCCCACAACCTTTAAAGTTGCTTGAGTTACTGGCTCTTCAAAATTACCACCAGCGGGACTTACAGAACCACCAACTGTTACAGATCCAATGTCACCGCTATTAAGAACTACAATACCTGCTCTTTCATAAAATGAAGCAATAACAGATTCAAGATAAGCTGGAAAAGCCTCTTCACCAGGAATCTCCTCAAGTCGACCAGACATTTCCCTCATAGCTTGTGCCCATCTTGAAGTTGAATCTGCTAAAAGCAGGATATCAAGCCCCATCTGCCTATAATACTCACCAATAGTAATCGCAGTATAAACTGAGGCTTCTCGAGCCGCAACTGGCATTGAAGACGTGTTACAAATAATGCAAGTTCTATCCATTAAAGATTTACCGGTTTTTGGATCTATAAGTTCGGGAAATTCCTTAAGAGTTTCTACAACTTCTCCTGCTCTTTCACCACAAGCTGCAATAATCACCACATCAACATCAGCATTTCGACTTGTAACCTGCTGAAGAACTGTTTTTCCAGCTCCAAAAGGACCTGGGATACAAAAAGTTCCTCCTTTTGCAACCGGAAAAAATGTATCTATGATTCTAGTTTGAGTTATCATAGGCTCACTAGGAATAAGTCGTTCTTTATAATTAGTAATAGGGATTTTAACAGGCCAATGAAAAGACATAGTAATCTTATGGCGCATACCAGAATCATCTTCAATTACAGCAATTTGGTCATCAATCGAGTAATCCCCATCATTTGCGAGCTCTACAATTTTATAAGAATCTCTTTTATAAAATGGAACCATTATTTGATGATGAATGGTGCCTTCAACCACAAAACCCAAAAAATCTCCCGCAATAACACTGTCTCCAACTTTGGAAGTTTTTTTAAAATTCCATTTTTTATCTTTATTCAAGGATCTTAAATACACTCCCCTTTCTAAAAAGAATCCACATTTAATAGCTAGCTCAGGCAAAGGATTTTGAAGCCCATCATACACTTGAGTTAAAAGACCGGGCCCCAATTCAACTGTTAAGAGTTTATCTGTAAATTCAACCCCATCTCCAACCGATATCCCTTTTGTCAATTCAAAAACTTGTGCATCAACTTCATTGCCTCTAACACGAATTACTTCTGCTTTTAAATTTCGACCAGCGGTCTTTACAAATAAAACTTCATTCATAGAAACTGGGCCTTCTACCTCAATAGTAACTAAGTTACCATTTACTCCAACGACTTTTCCTTTTGTCTCCATTAAAATTCCTTTTCTAAACTTTTTTATTGGTTTTCTCAATCAAATTTTGGCAAATACTGTCAAAATTTTGAATACCCAACTTTTCTTTAAATAAATTATGTCTTAAAAATAACCTTAACTTTAAAAAATAAATTATTATTTTTTCAAAATCAAATTCATGCCCAACCTCAAGATTAGTCAAAAATTGCCACTTAAGAAGGTCAAGATCCAATTCTATTTCAAAAGAACTCTCTTTCAAACAAATATTTCTCAAAATAATTAAATAATAGCTCGAAAAATAAACAGATTCTAAATAAAAATCCTTAGACAACCCCAATTTTTCTGCCCTTAAAGCTGCAAGTGTATATCTGATTGTATCTTCAAAATCAAAAAAAAGATCAACAACTCTTGATTTACCCTTATCTACCTTGAATTCTAGTAACCCTTTTAAAAAATTGAAGTCTTTTTTGCTTAAAGAAATTTCGACATTATTCAAAAAATCCGAAACACTGTAATTTTTTGGAGATTTTAAATCAATATAAGGCAAAGAAGATAAAACATAATAATATGAATCCAACACAAAAGTCTCCTAAACCACTTTTACAACTTCCTTAAATCTTGGATTAAGATAATCAAAAAGAATGTCTGCAATAGTATCCACTGAAAAATCATAATACAAACCAATATTCTTTTTCTGAATCTTAAAACCTTTGTTTATACCTTTAAAAGGCTTAAGCTCTATTCCTTGCTCAAGCTTATTACCAAGTTTTAGCCTTAAAATATATTCTAAGCTAGAAAAATCAGATTCATTTAAATGAATAACTAATTTTTCCTCTTTAATCCAATAATCTGTTACTTTAATAATAAGCTCTGCTAAAAAATTATTATCACTAAAAGTTTCTACCACATTATCTCTTAAAGCATTTTCAAAAAGAGATTTAAGATTCTTTTCAACACCAATAATTAAATCTCTGATTGCCTGACGAGAAGCTTCAAGCGCATGAGATTTATAATCATTAACTTCGCTTTCTGATTTTGCTTTTAATACTCTAGCAGCTTCTTCTGCTTTAAAAACTATTTCTTCTGCCTCTTTTTTAGCTTTCAAGATAATATCATTAGATACTCTCTCAGCTTCTTCAAGCCCATCTTTTTTAATTTTATTTATCAGGTCCTTTACTTCAAACTGCATTAAAACTCCTTGTCATACAACATAAAAATAATAACTTAACACTTTTAGCAAACAAATCCTTAAAAAGTATACAATAAATTCTTAATATCAAAAAATTTATTACTACTAATAAAATAATAGCGCTTCTTAAGAGAATATATTAATTACTAAATTATTAGAAATAAGACAACCATTAAAAGAATTGCCCAATAATTTTATAAACATTGCCATCAAGCACTATATCAAGGTTTTTGCTTGGAAACTTATTTTTAATCCCTTTTCTAAAAATCTCAATACCCCTTCTATTTATCGTATCCCGAAATTCACCATCAACAAAATTTAAAGTTAATATCTCAATAATAATCAAATAACCTCGTCCAAACTTTGACCCATAACCTGATGTAAAAGTTGTTGTAACACTAAAAAGACCGTCTAATAGGCCATTTGCAGCTTTACCCCTAAAAGGCCTATTAGGATGAATATCGTAAAAATTACCAAATTCATCTTCAAGCACAAAATCAACATCAAGACAAATATGAAACAATACATTTTCAAATTCATCAAATTTTGCTATATTCACTTAAATCAAATCTCAACTATAGTTTTTCCAGCCCCTCCATCACTAGGATGAGCAAAATAATACTTCTTAACAAATTTTAATCCTTTTAACAAGTTGTGAACTTCCCTCATAAGACACCCTTCCCCTTTTCCATGAATAATCTCAAATTTACTAATGCCATTTAATATAATATTATCTATTTTCTTATTCAAAAAGTCTAGGGCATCAACAGATCTCATGCCCCTAATATCAACAGTAAGACTGAATAAATCTTCCTTATTATAATCAATTGAGAAGCTAAAATTTTTATTTACACCTTTTTTGTGCTCTTCAAAATCTTCCAAAGATAGTTTTGAACTAGAAACACTAACATTAAAAGCACCTACATTAACAGTAATCTTCTTTTTTGAAATCCCAACTATTTCTCCTTTTACATTAGAATCAATTACTCTAACTCTGTCTCCTACTTTAAAATCTACTGCCACATTTCTCTTATTACTAAGAGAATTTATTCTACTTGACTTGAAATCTATATTTTTTTCTAAATGTGCTATAAAAGTTTTATTCTTGGCAATACTAATATTTCCCTCTTTTATTTCTCTAACTAAATTTTCTAAAACTTTTCTTGAATTTCTTAAAAATTCATTCTGTTCATTTAAAAGCTCCATCTCAATACTTTTTTCTTTTAACAAAAGATTTTGATAAATATTTTCTACTTTTTTTTCTTGAAATTCTATTTGGATTAATTTTTTATTCATGTTTTCTTTAACTAAAAGCAGATCTTTTTCTTTCTCTATTAATTTTTCTAAAATTTTATTAATTTCTGTTTTTTGTGATAAATAAATTTCATTAGCACGAGCTAATATACTGTCGTCAATCAAAACTTTACTAGCAACATTAAACGCAAAACTTTCACCGGGAATGGAAAAAATCAAATTATAATCAGGTTGCATTG is a window from the Borreliella chilensis genome containing:
- a CDS encoding ATP synthase subunit B (produces ATP from ADP in the presence of a proton gradient across the membrane; the B subunit is part of the catalytic core of the ATP synthase complex); translation: MKRVYSKIESIAGNVITVKAQGIKYGELAIVKAKDTSSLAEVIKLDREKVSLQVYGGTRGVSTSDEIKFLGHSMQVSFSDNLLGRIFDGSGNPRDGGPFLDDSLIEIGGPSANPAKRIVPRNMIRTGLPMIDVFNTLVESQKLPIFSVSGEPYNELLVRIALQAEVDLIILGGMGLKHDDYLTFKDSLEKGGALSRTIFFVHTANDSVVESLTVPDISLSVAEKFALKGKKVLVLLTDMTNFADAMKEISITMEQVPSNRGYPGDLYSQLAYRYEKAIDFEGAGSITILAVTTMPGDDVTHPVPDNTGYITEGQYYLKGGRIEPFGSLSRLKQMVNGKTRDDHRTIMDSMIKLYASSKESVEKKAMGFSMTKWDEKLLKYSNMFESKMMDLSVNIPLEEALDLGWDILASCFSPKETGIKTDLIEKYWPKKEAY
- a CDS encoding ATP synthase subunit E (produces ATP from ADP in the presence of a proton gradient across the membrane; the E subunit is part of the catalytic core of the ATP synthase complex), with the protein product MQFEVKDLINKIKKDGLEEAERVSNDIILKAKKEAEEIVFKAEEAARVLKAKSESEVNDYKSHALEASRQAIRDLIIGVEKNLKSLFENALRDNVVETFSDNNFLAELIIKVTDYWIKEEKLVIHLNESDFSSLEYILRLKLGNKLEQGIELKPFKGINKGFKIQKKNIGLYYDFSVDTIADILFDYLNPRFKEVVKVV
- a CDS encoding ATP synthase subunit A, whose product is METKGKVVGVNGNLVTIEVEGPVSMNEVLFVKTAGRNLKAEVIRVRGNEVDAQVFELTKGISVGDGVEFTDKLLTVELGPGLLTQVYDGLQNPLPELAIKCGFFLERGVYLRSLNKDKKWNFKKTSKVGDSVIAGDFLGFVVEGTIHHQIMVPFYKRDSYKIVELANDGDYSIDDQIAVIEDDSGMRHKITMSFHWPVKIPITNYKERLIPSEPMITQTRIIDTFFPVAKGGTFCIPGPFGAGKTVLQQVTSRNADVDVVIIAACGERAGEVVETLKEFPELIDPKTGKSLMDRTCIICNTSSMPVAAREASVYTAITIGEYYRQMGLDILLLADSTSRWAQAMREMSGRLEEIPGEEAFPAYLESVIASFYERAGIVVLNSGDIGSVTVGGSVSPAGGNFEEPVTQATLKVVGAFHGLTRERSDARKFPAISPLESWSKYKGVIDIKKTEYARSFLVKGNEINQMMKVVGEEGISNEDFLIYLKSELLDSCYLQQNSFDSVDAAVNSERQNYMFDIVYNILKSDFEFSDKLQARDFINELRQNLLDMNLSSFKEYKFNKLEHALSELVSSKKVI